One Nomascus leucogenys isolate Asia chromosome 22a, Asia_NLE_v1, whole genome shotgun sequence DNA segment encodes these proteins:
- the IL17F gene encoding interleukin-17F, producing the protein MTAKTLHGPAMVKYLLLSILGLAFLSEAAAWKIPKIGHTFFQKPESCPPVPGGSMKLDIGIINENQRVSMSRNIESRSTSPWNYTVTWDPNRYPSEVVQAQCRNLGCINAQGKEDISMNSVPIQQETLVLRRKHQGCSVSFQLEKVLVTVGCTCVTPVIHHVQ; encoded by the exons ATGACAGCGAAGACCCTGCATGGCCCAGCCATG GTCAAGTACTTGCTGCTGTCGATATTGGGGCTTGCCTTTCTGAGTGAGGCGGCAGCTTGGAAAATCCCCAAAATAGGACATACTTTTTTCCAAAAGCCTGAGAGTTGCCCGCCTGTGCCAGGAGGTAGTATGAAGCTTGACATTGGCATCATCAATGAAAACCAGCGTGTTTCCATGTCACGTAACATCGAGAGCCGCTCCACCTCCCCCTGGAATTACAC TGTCACTTGGGACCCCAACCGGTACCCCTCGGAAGTTGTACAGGCCCAGTGTAGGAACTTGGGCTGCATCAATGCTCAAGGAAAGGAAGATATCTCCATGAATTCTGTTCCCATCCAGCAAGAGACCCTGGTCCTCCGGAGGAAGCACCAAGGCTGCTCTGTTTCTTTCCAGTTGGAGAAGGTGCTGGTGACTGTGGGCTGCACCTGCGTCACCCCTGTCATCCACCATGTGCAGTGA